In Geobacter anodireducens, a genomic segment contains:
- a CDS encoding chemotaxis response regulator protein-glutamate methylesterase: MKKIKVLIVDDSAVVRQTMADILASDPQIEVMATAADPFIAAERMKGEVPDVITLDVEMPRMDGITFLQKIMSQHPIPVVMCSTLTENGSETAMKALEYGAVEIIQKPKLGTKQFLEESRVRICDAIKAASQARLRKIPVRPHAVAPKLSADVILEKPASRAMIQTTEKVVVVGASTGGTEALRVFLESFPADCPPIVIVQHMPEGFTRAFAQRLDGICRISVKEAVDNDSVIRGRALIAPGNRHMLLKRSGARYYVEIKDGPLVSRHRPSVDVLFRSAARYAGKNAMGVIMTGMGDDGASGMREMKDAGAMTIAQDEASCVVFGMPNEAIKRGGAIKVLPLEAIAAEVIRHCS, encoded by the coding sequence ATGAAGAAAATCAAGGTGCTCATTGTCGATGATTCAGCTGTGGTCCGCCAGACCATGGCGGATATTCTCGCCTCAGACCCCCAGATCGAGGTGATGGCAACGGCTGCTGATCCCTTTATCGCTGCGGAGCGGATGAAGGGCGAAGTGCCGGACGTCATTACCCTTGACGTGGAGATGCCGCGCATGGACGGCATCACCTTCCTCCAGAAGATCATGAGCCAGCATCCGATTCCGGTGGTCATGTGCTCCACTTTGACAGAGAACGGCTCTGAAACGGCCATGAAGGCCCTCGAGTACGGGGCTGTGGAGATTATCCAGAAACCGAAGCTCGGCACCAAGCAGTTTCTCGAGGAGTCCCGGGTCAGGATCTGCGATGCGATCAAGGCTGCCAGCCAGGCAAGGCTGAGGAAGATTCCCGTCCGCCCCCACGCCGTTGCCCCCAAACTCAGTGCCGACGTAATCCTTGAGAAACCGGCCTCCCGCGCCATGATCCAGACTACGGAGAAAGTGGTGGTGGTGGGTGCCTCCACTGGTGGTACCGAGGCATTGCGCGTTTTCCTGGAGTCCTTCCCCGCCGATTGCCCGCCCATCGTCATTGTCCAGCATATGCCCGAAGGGTTCACCCGGGCCTTTGCCCAGCGACTCGACGGCATCTGCCGCATCTCGGTCAAGGAGGCCGTTGACAACGATTCGGTGATCCGCGGCAGGGCCCTCATTGCTCCGGGCAACCGGCACATGCTCCTCAAGCGGAGCGGTGCCCGATACTATGTGGAGATCAAGGACGGGCCCCTAGTGTCCCGCCATCGCCCGTCGGTAGATGTTCTGTTCCGTTCGGCGGCCCGGTATGCCGGTAAGAACGCCATGGGAGTCATTATGACCGGCATGGGAGACGACGGCGCCAGCGGCATGCGCGAGATGAAGGATGCCGGTGCCATGACCATTGCCCAGGACGAAGCGAGCTGCGTGGTGTTCGGCATGCCCAACGAAGCCATCAAACGCGGCGGGGCAATCAAGGTGCTGCCTTTGGAAGCCATTGCAGCGGAGGTGATCAGGCATTGCAGTTGA
- a CDS encoding chemotaxis protein CheD: MTTRHPKLPHIYLKPGEFHFATKPTVVTTVLGSCVSVTMFDVFSRAAAICHALLPDGPRDDAFRYVDSSIFRMLEMFMSRGITPRQLQVKLFGGSDMLGATASRPGVGSRNVDIAHQVLASEGLEVVAADVGGTRGRKLFFYTHTGEVLLKRLNRTEADS; this comes from the coding sequence ATGACCACCCGGCATCCCAAGCTGCCTCACATCTACCTGAAGCCGGGAGAGTTCCATTTCGCCACGAAGCCGACAGTGGTAACGACCGTGCTGGGGTCCTGCGTTTCAGTCACCATGTTCGACGTATTCTCCCGGGCGGCGGCCATCTGTCATGCGCTATTGCCGGACGGGCCGCGGGATGACGCCTTTCGTTACGTGGACTCGTCTATCTTCCGGATGCTGGAGATGTTCATGTCTCGCGGGATAACCCCGAGGCAGCTCCAGGTGAAACTGTTCGGCGGTTCTGACATGCTGGGGGCGACCGCAAGCCGACCGGGCGTCGGCAGCCGCAACGTGGACATCGCTCACCAGGTTCTTGCATCCGAAGGGCTTGAGGTGGTTGCGGCAGATGTGGGGGGAACCCGTGGGCGCAAGCTCTTTTTCTATACCCATACGGGTGAGGTGCTGCTCAAACGGTTGAACCGCACCGAGGCGGACAGTTGA
- a CDS encoding chemotaxis protein CheR, translating to MFSAATDRITTTAMTDREFARFSEFIYDTCGIKMPPVKKTMLEARLQKRLRKLGINSFKDYSEYLFSRTGTETELVHLIDVVTTNKTDFFREPAHFDYLVSQALPELMERTGAGLRKPLSIWSAGCSSGEEPYTLAMVLSEFSEQQNISFSILATDICTTVLDKARLAVYDEERIDPVPLSLRRKYLLRGKGEQKGLVRIVPQLRHRITFRRLNFMDGDFGMREPMDIIFCRNVVIYFDKTTQERLLNKFYRQLIPGGYLFMGHSETLSGLDVPFVQMASTVYRKGL from the coding sequence ATGTTTAGCGCTGCGACTGACAGAATTACCACGACGGCCATGACCGACCGGGAGTTTGCCCGATTCAGCGAGTTTATCTACGACACTTGTGGCATCAAGATGCCGCCGGTCAAAAAGACCATGCTGGAGGCCCGGCTCCAGAAACGGTTGCGCAAGCTGGGGATCAACTCGTTCAAGGACTATTCGGAGTACCTGTTCAGCCGCACTGGTACCGAGACAGAGCTCGTCCACCTGATCGATGTCGTAACCACCAACAAGACCGACTTTTTTCGCGAACCGGCCCATTTCGACTATCTGGTCTCACAGGCCCTGCCCGAGCTCATGGAGCGGACCGGCGCCGGACTGCGCAAGCCGCTTTCCATCTGGAGCGCCGGCTGTTCCAGCGGTGAAGAGCCCTATACCCTCGCCATGGTGCTTTCGGAGTTCAGCGAGCAGCAGAATATTTCGTTTTCGATTCTCGCCACCGACATCTGTACCACTGTTCTCGATAAGGCCAGGCTTGCCGTGTATGACGAAGAGCGGATCGATCCTGTCCCCCTGTCGTTGCGCCGCAAGTACCTGCTCCGTGGGAAAGGGGAGCAGAAGGGGCTGGTGCGAATCGTGCCCCAACTCCGCCACCGCATCACATTCCGCCGCCTCAATTTCATGGATGGCGACTTTGGCATGCGGGAACCGATGGACATTATTTTCTGCCGCAACGTGGTCATCTATTTCGACAAGACGACGCAGGAGCGGCTGCTGAACAAGTTCTACCGGCAACTGATCCCGGGCGGCTATCTGTTCATGGGGCATTCCGAGACCCTCTCGGGCCTGGATGTTCCCTTTGTCCAGATGGCATCCACCGTGTACCGGAAAGGGTTATGA
- a CDS encoding chemotaxis protein CheW produces the protein MSVVAIAEIRQYLTFKLDDEVFAVDVAKVREILELTSITRVPQTPQFMRGVINLRGSVVPVVDLRLKFGMSETAPTVDTCIIVVEVAHGSETLILGALADSVQEVFEMEPEQVEPAPRIGTKLNTDFILGMGKHDGRFIMILDIDRTFTSGELATAGSMSGEAA, from the coding sequence ATGAGCGTTGTCGCAATCGCCGAAATCAGGCAGTATCTTACCTTCAAGCTTGACGATGAGGTGTTTGCCGTTGACGTGGCAAAGGTTCGGGAGATCCTTGAGCTTACCTCCATTACCAGAGTGCCCCAGACTCCTCAGTTCATGCGCGGGGTGATCAATCTGCGGGGAAGCGTGGTGCCGGTGGTTGATCTGAGGCTCAAGTTCGGCATGTCCGAGACTGCGCCGACCGTCGATACCTGCATCATCGTGGTTGAAGTGGCCCATGGGAGCGAAACGCTCATACTCGGTGCCCTGGCCGATTCGGTACAGGAGGTTTTCGAAATGGAACCGGAGCAGGTCGAGCCGGCCCCCCGGATAGGAACCAAGCTCAACACCGATTTCATCCTCGGCATGGGAAAACACGATGGACGGTTCATTATGATTCTTGACATCGATCGGACCTTCACCAGCGGCGAACTTGCGACTGCCGGATCGATGTCGGGCGAGGCGGCGTAG